One genomic region from Geotoga petraea encodes:
- a CDS encoding ABC transporter ATP-binding protein, which produces MSEYIYEVENLKKFFKSPKKSLFKKRDVLKAVNGINFKIKKGETFGLVGESGCGKTTTGYSLIKLYEPDEGKLIFKGKDVTNIKGDELKKFRSNVQIVFQDPYSSLNPKKKIGWILEEPLKAHGYKDKKERYEKVLAMLKEVGFNEEYYKRYPHELSGGQRQRIMIIHALMLNPDFIILDEAVSALDVSVQSQILNLLNKLQKEFDLTYLFISHNLNVVHYISDRIAVMYMGEIVELATADEIYHSPKHPYTKALFSAIPKITKEGTKRIILSGEMPDPSNPPKGCKFHTRCNFVKDKCKNEVPGDYEINKGHEVKCFLYLDGEEE; this is translated from the coding sequence ATGTCAGAATACATATACGAAGTAGAAAATTTAAAAAAATTTTTTAAATCCCCTAAGAAAAGTTTATTCAAAAAAAGAGATGTTTTAAAGGCAGTAAACGGAATTAACTTTAAAATCAAAAAAGGAGAAACATTTGGTTTAGTTGGGGAGTCAGGCTGTGGAAAAACAACTACAGGCTATAGCCTTATCAAACTATATGAACCAGATGAAGGGAAACTCATATTCAAAGGCAAAGATGTTACAAACATTAAAGGCGATGAATTAAAAAAATTTAGAAGCAATGTTCAAATTGTTTTTCAAGATCCTTATAGTTCTTTAAATCCAAAGAAAAAAATAGGCTGGATATTGGAAGAACCTTTAAAAGCTCACGGATATAAAGATAAAAAAGAGAGGTATGAAAAAGTTTTAGCAATGTTAAAAGAAGTAGGGTTTAACGAAGAATATTACAAAAGATATCCACATGAATTATCTGGTGGTCAAAGACAGCGTATAATGATAATTCATGCTTTGATGCTTAATCCAGATTTTATAATTTTAGATGAAGCAGTTTCTGCATTAGACGTTTCAGTACAATCTCAAATTTTGAACCTTTTAAATAAATTACAAAAAGAATTTGACCTCACATATTTATTCATTTCTCATAATTTAAACGTGGTTCACTATATAAGTGATAGAATTGCTGTAATGTATATGGGTGAAATCGTTGAACTTGCAACAGCCGACGAAATATACCATTCACCAAAACACCCCTATACAAAGGCTCTTTTTTCTGCTATTCCAAAAATAACCAAAGAAGGTACAAAAAGAATAATTCTTTCTGGAGAAATGCCAGACCCTTCGAACCCTCCAAAAGGTTGCAAATTCCATACAAGGTGTAATTTCGTAAAAGATAAATGTAAAAATGAAGTTCCAGGGGATTATGAAATAAACAAAGGACATGAAGTTAAATGTTTTTTATATTTGGATGGAGAAGAAGAATGA
- a CDS encoding ABC transporter substrate-binding protein — protein MKKIKTILLFGLIMILSISIFSANEPKGEAIYGGEVVVAIPQDPDYLDPHRAAASGTYEIMFNVFEGLLKPDSNGGARPAVAKGYEVSDDGLTYTFEIRDDVYFHNGEKVTLEDIKYSYERLMGVNGEALSSDFEGSVESVKIIQPNKIRFELKETDTTFLFNFTESILPKSNDGQHNINPIGTGPFKFVEYLPGQRIVIEKFDKYWDEKLPYLDKVEFRIITDPQASLIAFQAGEIDMIPRLGAQYINLIGNNGYIISGEQNLIQILALNLNREPFDDVRVRRAMSYAIDKDLLIQAVADGYGTKLGSNMSPVMGKYFKEGLADKYSVNIEKAVELLEEAGYPNGFETTITVPSNYKFHVDTAQVIVEMLKQIGIKAKIEQIEWGVWLDRVYAGRDFDSTIIGFTGKLSAYDILKRYISDYSRNFLNYNNPEYDRLLKAAVKETDTEKSIELYKQAQVILSEDLPAIFLMDPNFIVALQNNLAGYTLYPLYIQDMAVIHYVK, from the coding sequence ATGAAAAAAATCAAAACGATTCTCTTGTTTGGACTAATTATGATTTTAAGTATCAGCATCTTTTCAGCAAATGAACCAAAAGGTGAAGCAATATATGGAGGAGAGGTAGTTGTCGCTATTCCTCAAGACCCAGATTATTTAGATCCTCACAGGGCAGCTGCTTCAGGAACATATGAAATAATGTTCAATGTTTTTGAAGGTCTTTTAAAACCAGATTCAAACGGAGGAGCAAGACCAGCAGTAGCTAAAGGCTATGAAGTATCGGATGATGGGCTAACATATACTTTTGAAATTAGGGATGATGTTTACTTCCACAACGGGGAAAAAGTTACTTTAGAAGACATAAAATATTCCTACGAAAGACTTATGGGTGTAAATGGAGAAGCTCTTTCATCTGACTTTGAAGGTAGTGTAGAAAGTGTTAAAATTATACAACCAAATAAGATAAGATTTGAACTAAAAGAAACAGATACAACATTTTTATTCAATTTTACAGAGTCTATTTTACCAAAATCAAACGATGGGCAACACAATATAAATCCTATAGGAACTGGGCCTTTTAAATTTGTTGAATACTTACCAGGCCAGAGAATAGTAATAGAAAAATTTGATAAATATTGGGACGAAAAATTACCTTATTTAGATAAAGTAGAATTCAGAATAATAACTGATCCACAAGCTTCTTTGATAGCTTTTCAAGCTGGAGAAATAGACATGATCCCAAGACTTGGAGCTCAGTATATAAACCTAATAGGAAATAATGGCTATATAATAAGTGGAGAACAAAATTTGATACAAATATTGGCACTAAATTTAAATAGAGAACCTTTTGATGATGTCAGAGTGAGAAGGGCTATGAGTTATGCAATAGACAAAGACCTTTTAATCCAAGCTGTTGCAGATGGTTACGGTACTAAGTTAGGTTCTAACATGTCTCCTGTAATGGGAAAATATTTTAAAGAAGGTTTGGCTGACAAATATTCTGTAAACATTGAAAAAGCCGTTGAGTTGTTAGAAGAAGCAGGATATCCAAATGGATTTGAAACTACTATAACTGTTCCTTCAAACTACAAATTCCATGTTGATACTGCCCAAGTAATCGTAGAAATGTTAAAGCAAATTGGTATAAAAGCTAAAATAGAACAGATAGAATGGGGAGTTTGGTTAGATAGAGTTTATGCTGGAAGAGATTTTGACTCAACCATAATCGGTTTTACAGGTAAGCTTAGTGCATACGACATTTTGAAAAGGTACATAAGTGATTATTCAAGAAACTTCCTTAATTATAACAACCCTGAATACGATCGATTATTAAAAGCTGCTGTAAAAGAAACAGATACAGAAAAAAGTATAGAATTATACAAACAAGCCCAGGTTATATTATCCGAAGATTTACCAGCTATATTTTTAATGGATCCAAACTTCATAGTAGCATTACAAAACAATTTAGCAGGATACACTTTATATCCATTATACATTCAGGACATGGCAGTTATACATTATGTAAAATAA
- a CDS encoding HAD family hydrolase, with protein sequence MIKNIVFDLDGTILDTESFIIDGINYSLRNMDLPEKGEDEIREKIGLQSDAFYNELLYEYEEDEVKDIKKEIYSHKDRFIKEQGKLYDKMEDVIKSLHEKGYKLSICSHGKIDYIETILEHFHLKKYFSSVKGYEKDKTKEDHLKEIMKDENADRLVFVGDRYIDFEAAKNTGNISIGVTHGFGKEELIKADYVVDNPCEILQIIEKLNEEM encoded by the coding sequence TTGATTAAAAATATAGTCTTCGATTTAGATGGCACAATATTGGATACCGAATCTTTCATTATTGACGGGATAAATTATTCACTTAGAAATATGGACCTACCAGAAAAAGGGGAAGATGAAATAAGAGAAAAAATAGGGCTTCAATCTGATGCCTTTTATAATGAACTGTTATACGAATACGAGGAAGACGAAGTAAAAGATATTAAAAAAGAAATATACTCACACAAAGATAGATTCATAAAAGAACAGGGAAAATTATACGACAAAATGGAAGATGTGATCAAAAGTCTTCACGAAAAAGGCTATAAGCTTAGCATTTGTTCCCATGGGAAAATCGATTATATTGAAACTATATTAGAACATTTCCATCTAAAAAAATATTTTTCATCAGTAAAAGGATATGAGAAAGATAAAACAAAAGAAGACCATTTAAAAGAAATAATGAAAGATGAAAATGCAGATAGATTGGTTTTTGTTGGTGATAGATATATTGATTTTGAGGCAGCTAAAAACACTGGGAACATCTCAATTGGAGTAACTCATGGTTTTGGAAAAGAAGAACTCATAAAAGCTGATTATGTAGTGGATAACCCCTGCGAAATTTTACAAATAATTGAAAAATTAAATGAAGAAATGTGA
- a CDS encoding ABC transporter permease: MLYYIRRTFTMVVTIFIVSLITFFAFQIIPGDPVLSKLGVDADQAQIDALTNELNLDQPVIRRYFSWLTGIFKGDLGNSIRYDRDVGEMILSRLPVTFSLSIISMLLVIIFGIPIGILSAKYDKKASGFFINFLTQVSMAIPSFWTGILLMYLFGLILNWITPGAYTPWSENAFEAFKSLILPSLAIAIPNIAVIVRYLRNTILEQKNQDYTRTALSKGAKPGYVLTRHILRNALIPVVTVFGMIAAKILAGSIIIEQVFSLPGLGRLLINAISTRDLPLVQGMILYFSVLIVIINFLIDIIYKLIDPRIKYT, translated from the coding sequence TTGTTATACTATATTAGAAGAACTTTCACCATGGTTGTAACAATTTTCATAGTAAGCCTTATAACATTTTTTGCTTTTCAAATTATACCTGGAGATCCTGTCCTTTCAAAATTAGGAGTGGATGCTGACCAGGCTCAAATAGATGCATTGACAAATGAATTAAATTTAGATCAACCAGTCATCAGGAGATATTTCTCCTGGTTGACTGGTATTTTTAAAGGTGACCTTGGCAATTCAATAAGATATGATAGAGATGTTGGAGAAATGATATTATCGAGATTACCGGTTACTTTTTCTTTGTCAATAATCTCCATGTTATTGGTAATTATATTTGGCATTCCTATAGGAATTCTTTCAGCAAAATACGATAAAAAGGCTTCTGGTTTTTTTATAAACTTTTTAACTCAAGTTAGTATGGCTATACCTTCTTTTTGGACTGGAATATTGCTCATGTATCTATTTGGGCTAATACTAAATTGGATCACTCCAGGAGCTTATACTCCTTGGTCTGAAAATGCTTTTGAAGCTTTTAAATCTCTGATTTTACCCAGTTTAGCCATAGCAATACCTAATATAGCGGTAATTGTGAGGTATCTTAGAAACACCATTTTAGAACAAAAAAATCAAGATTATACCCGAACTGCTTTATCAAAAGGAGCTAAACCTGGTTATGTTTTGACCAGACATATCTTGAGAAATGCCCTTATACCAGTCGTGACTGTTTTTGGTATGATTGCTGCAAAAATATTAGCAGGAAGCATTATAATAGAGCAGGTATTTAGTTTACCTGGCCTTGGAAGGCTGTTAATCAACGCAATTTCTACAAGAGACCTTCCATTAGTTCAAGGCATGATACTCTACTTTTCAGTATTGATTGTTATAATAAATTTCTTGATAGACATTATATACAAACTCATAGATCCAAGAATTAAATATACTTAA
- a CDS encoding ABC transporter permease: MKKSINFRIGFFIVLFLFILMLISLVYTPYEVTQMDILNKLKGPSLQHIMGTDNFGRDIFSRIMTGSQTAFFVGGLSVGIGLFFGVMLGAVSGYFGGIVDEIIMRIMDAMIAFPGILFALMFVAIFGVGITNTIIAIGIMAIPNFARIVRGSFMQHKQFDYVKTGIVAGASSSRIIFFHILPNVLSPIIVASSLGFATAVLSEAALSYLGLGVQPPYPSWGRMLNESQVYLTTAPWYALAPGIMITLTVLGFNFLGDGLREFSDNRN; this comes from the coding sequence ATGAAAAAAAGCATAAATTTTAGAATAGGTTTTTTCATAGTTTTATTCTTGTTTATATTAATGTTAATAAGTCTTGTGTACACTCCATATGAAGTTACACAAATGGATATTTTAAACAAATTAAAAGGTCCTTCTTTGCAACACATTATGGGAACAGACAACTTTGGGAGAGACATATTCAGCAGAATTATGACTGGCTCTCAAACTGCTTTTTTTGTTGGTGGACTTTCTGTGGGAATTGGGCTATTTTTTGGTGTTATGTTGGGCGCCGTATCAGGTTATTTCGGAGGTATTGTTGACGAGATAATAATGAGAATTATGGATGCCATGATAGCTTTTCCAGGAATTCTTTTTGCCTTGATGTTCGTTGCTATTTTTGGAGTTGGTATTACCAACACTATAATAGCCATAGGAATCATGGCTATTCCAAATTTTGCAAGAATTGTAAGAGGTAGTTTCATGCAGCATAAACAGTTTGATTACGTTAAAACAGGAATAGTCGCAGGCGCTTCATCTTCAAGAATAATATTTTTTCATATTTTACCAAATGTTTTATCTCCCATTATTGTTGCTTCTTCTTTGGGGTTTGCGACAGCTGTTCTTTCTGAAGCAGCTTTAAGCTATTTGGGATTGGGTGTACAACCTCCATATCCAAGCTGGGGAAGGATGTTAAACGAATCTCAGGTTTATTTAACTACAGCTCCGTGGTATGCTCTGGCGCCTGGAATTATGATTACTTTAACTGTTTTGGGTTTCAATTTTCTCGGAGATGGTCTTAGAGAATTTTCAGACAATAGGAATTGA
- a CDS encoding alpha/beta hydrolase family protein, which yields MKLKLEDFIDFKYPSDLKFSPDGDKICFVQTEADLENNNYQKFLWIHNLKTKKTYKLTNSGKDGSYIWYDDGNILFISNREEKKEEDKKPKTTFYIININGGEAQKKFDIEETVTSFEMIDKTKFAMTIKYDGYLEKIPEEEREEEKDYHVFDEIPFWSNGQGFTSKVRNRLYIYNTVDKKTEPVVNELTNVRNIKIKDDTIYFIANTYKDMMEHYDSILKYDVKGKKVETLIDESEKLSIPSMHFLNDEKLIFTGSDMKKYGLNENRKFYTLKLKDKSYKCITPNFEYSLWNSVGSDARFGGGKGQEVFDGKLYFTSTRIKDSFLHSIDEYGNIEEVIKNDGTVDVFDISKNGIYFIGFRGLRIPEVYSYINGTEEKITSFNDWLVEERDLSKPEHFSFENSDGVEIDGWVMKPVNYEKGKKYPTILDIHGGPKTAYGDIYYHEMQYWANEGYAVIFCNPRGSDGKDNEFADIRGKFGKEDFRDIMEFVDQAVEKYKFINEDKMGVTGGSYGGFMTNWIIGNTNRFKAAASQRSISNWISKSMVTDIGYYFVQDQQAGNAWTDPEGLWEQSPLKYANKAKTPTLFIHSDEDYRCYKAEGYQMFTALKLFGVEARFVLFDGENHELSRSGKPKHRIRRLKEITQWMDKYLK from the coding sequence ATGAAATTAAAATTAGAAGATTTTATTGATTTTAAGTATCCTTCAGATTTGAAATTTTCACCTGATGGGGACAAAATATGTTTTGTACAAACAGAAGCAGATTTAGAGAACAACAATTATCAAAAATTTTTATGGATCCACAATTTGAAAACGAAAAAGACTTACAAGTTAACAAATAGTGGGAAAGATGGAAGTTATATTTGGTATGATGATGGAAACATTCTTTTCATTTCCAACAGAGAAGAAAAAAAAGAAGAAGACAAAAAACCTAAAACTACATTCTATATAATAAATATTAATGGTGGAGAAGCACAGAAAAAGTTTGATATTGAAGAAACTGTTACTTCTTTTGAAATGATAGATAAAACCAAATTTGCTATGACTATTAAATACGATGGTTATCTTGAAAAGATACCAGAAGAAGAAAGAGAAGAAGAGAAGGATTACCATGTTTTTGACGAAATACCTTTTTGGTCAAATGGACAGGGATTCACTTCTAAAGTGAGAAATAGATTGTATATATACAATACCGTGGATAAAAAAACAGAACCCGTTGTAAACGAGCTAACAAATGTGAGAAACATCAAAATTAAAGATGACACTATTTATTTTATAGCAAACACCTACAAAGATATGATGGAACACTATGATTCTATTTTGAAATATGATGTAAAAGGTAAAAAGGTTGAAACTTTAATCGATGAATCAGAAAAATTGAGTATTCCTTCAATGCATTTTTTAAATGATGAAAAACTTATATTTACAGGTTCTGACATGAAAAAATATGGATTAAATGAAAATAGAAAATTCTATACACTTAAATTAAAAGATAAATCCTACAAATGTATTACACCAAATTTTGAATATTCTTTATGGAATTCTGTTGGTTCTGATGCAAGATTTGGTGGAGGAAAAGGTCAAGAAGTTTTTGACGGTAAACTATATTTTACTTCAACTAGAATTAAAGATAGTTTTTTACACAGTATCGATGAATATGGAAATATCGAAGAAGTTATTAAAAATGATGGAACTGTTGATGTGTTTGATATCTCTAAAAATGGGATTTACTTCATAGGATTCAGAGGATTAAGAATACCCGAAGTTTATTCTTATATAAACGGAACAGAAGAAAAAATCACATCATTTAACGATTGGTTAGTAGAAGAAAGAGATTTGTCAAAACCTGAACATTTTTCTTTTGAAAATTCTGATGGAGTTGAAATAGACGGTTGGGTTATGAAACCTGTTAATTATGAAAAAGGTAAAAAATATCCTACAATTTTAGATATTCACGGTGGCCCTAAAACTGCTTATGGAGATATCTATTACCATGAAATGCAATATTGGGCAAATGAAGGTTATGCTGTTATATTTTGTAACCCTCGTGGTAGTGACGGAAAAGATAATGAATTTGCAGATATAAGAGGCAAATTTGGAAAAGAAGATTTTAGAGACATTATGGAATTTGTCGACCAGGCTGTTGAAAAATATAAATTTATTAACGAAGATAAAATGGGAGTAACTGGTGGATCTTATGGGGGTTTTATGACTAACTGGATAATCGGAAATACCAATAGATTCAAGGCAGCTGCTTCTCAAAGAAGTATATCAAACTGGATATCAAAATCTATGGTTACAGATATTGGTTATTATTTTGTTCAAGATCAACAGGCAGGTAATGCATGGACTGATCCTGAAGGCCTTTGGGAACAATCACCATTGAAATATGCTAATAAAGCAAAAACCCCAACTCTTTTCATTCATAGTGACGAAGATTACAGATGTTATAAAGCCGAAGGTTATCAAATGTTTACAGCTTTAAAGTTGTTTGGAGTTGAAGCAAGGTTTGTATTATTTGATGGAGAAAATCATGAATTAAGCAGAAGTGGTAAGCCAAAACATAGAATTAGAAGGTTGAAAGAAATAACTCAATGGATGGATAAATATTTAAAATAA
- a CDS encoding ABC transporter ATP-binding protein, with translation MSNSLFSIENLTISFENEKKKIIAVNDVSFDIGKSEIVGLVGESGCGKTVTSLGIIGLLPNSANINSGKIHYNGKDILNIKEDEKRKIRGKEISMIFQEPMTSLNPLWKCGNQIGEAIKLHNKIDKKDLKSRVLKIIKNVGLPNPETIYSKYPHELSGGQRQRVMIGIAIANHPDLIIADEPTTALDVTIQSQILELLKKINEEEKSSILFISHDLGVINDIADRVIVMYAGFIVEIASRGDLYSEPKHPYTLKLLQSIPLPEKKGKELESIPGIVPRIESHIDYCPFVDRCSIAKEICREKLPLLEEKSDKHFARCHLT, from the coding sequence ATGTCAAATAGTTTATTTTCTATCGAAAATCTTACAATTAGTTTTGAAAATGAAAAGAAAAAAATTATCGCAGTTAACGATGTTTCTTTTGATATAGGTAAAAGTGAAATCGTGGGCTTAGTTGGTGAATCTGGATGTGGTAAAACAGTAACTTCTTTAGGTATAATAGGTCTTTTGCCTAATAGTGCCAACATAAATTCTGGAAAAATTCATTACAATGGAAAAGACATTTTAAATATAAAAGAGGATGAAAAAAGAAAAATTAGGGGAAAGGAAATTTCTATGATTTTCCAAGAACCTATGACATCTTTAAATCCCTTATGGAAATGCGGAAATCAAATAGGCGAAGCAATAAAGCTCCACAATAAAATAGACAAAAAAGATCTTAAAAGTAGAGTTTTGAAAATAATTAAAAATGTAGGATTGCCAAATCCAGAAACAATATATAGTAAATACCCTCACGAACTTTCTGGTGGTCAAAGGCAAAGAGTGATGATAGGTATTGCAATAGCAAATCATCCAGATCTTATCATCGCTGATGAACCGACAACAGCACTGGATGTGACTATACAATCTCAAATCTTGGAACTCCTAAAAAAAATAAACGAAGAGGAAAAATCTTCCATTTTATTTATATCTCATGATCTTGGCGTGATTAACGATATTGCAGACAGGGTTATAGTAATGTATGCTGGATTTATTGTGGAAATTGCTTCAAGGGGTGATCTGTATTCAGAACCAAAACATCCTTACACTTTGAAATTGCTTCAATCCATCCCTCTTCCTGAAAAAAAAGGTAAAGAATTAGAATCAATTCCCGGTATTGTTCCGAGAATAGAATCACATATAGATTATTGTCCTTTTGTAGATAGATGCTCTATCGCAAAAGAAATTTGCAGAGAAAAATTACCACTTTTAGAAGAAAAAAGTGATAAACATTTTGCAAGATGTCATCTTACTTGA
- a CDS encoding metallophosphoesterase: protein MKISILSDIHVDKQFVESDPIEDALIKVLNEEKPDYLIIAGDIADDYRKSLEILYFLEKNTKTKILFVPGNHDLWSKENGIENTNEIYLKMKEFKGNLSNGPVIIGNWAIVGDVGWYDYSFAHEKYSLEQLSAGNDFNRHWQDKKYVNWQKDDISVTNEFKEKLNQQIDDLKDKNIILVTHVVTHEKFTVKNRDMWEYFNAYLGTKNYDDLYKKENVKYVIMGHVHYRKKIKEDGTIFICNCLNYRNQWFYSKDAYTEIKKALKTIKI from the coding sequence ATGAAAATCTCCATTTTATCGGATATACACGTAGACAAACAATTTGTTGAATCTGATCCTATCGAAGATGCCCTTATAAAAGTTTTGAACGAAGAAAAGCCAGATTACCTGATAATAGCTGGAGACATAGCAGACGATTATAGAAAAAGTTTAGAAATATTATATTTTCTTGAAAAGAACACAAAAACAAAGATATTATTTGTGCCAGGGAATCATGATTTATGGAGTAAAGAAAATGGCATTGAAAATACAAATGAAATATATTTGAAGATGAAAGAGTTTAAAGGAAACTTATCCAATGGTCCTGTAATAATAGGAAATTGGGCAATCGTCGGAGATGTTGGTTGGTATGATTACTCTTTTGCTCATGAAAAATATAGTTTAGAACAACTATCTGCGGGAAATGATTTCAACAGACATTGGCAAGATAAAAAATACGTAAACTGGCAAAAAGACGATATTTCTGTGACAAATGAATTCAAAGAAAAATTAAACCAACAAATAGATGATTTAAAAGACAAGAATATTATATTGGTAACTCATGTTGTGACTCATGAGAAATTTACAGTGAAAAACCGAGATATGTGGGAATATTTTAACGCCTATTTGGGAACCAAAAATTATGATGATTTATATAAAAAAGAAAATGTTAAGTACGTTATCATGGGGCATGTTCATTACAGAAAAAAAATAAAGGAAGATGGAACTATTTTTATCTGCAACTGTTTGAATTATAGAAACCAATGGTTTTATTCAAAAGATGCATATACAGAAATTAAAAAAGCTCTAAAAACAATAAAAATATGA
- a CDS encoding MBL fold metallo-hydrolase, which yields MNLKVIGYWGAYPEPDSATSCYVISDEESKIVLDIGSGALSKLTKYENINKINDIIISHFHYDHFVDIYPLQFNSMIQQNIGKRKEPINIYTPYDPNYSDTMDYKTFTKNIMYNQGPIFDINGFITTFLKTNHVIDSYAVKVKKIGKSIVYTGDTAWSDELVDFSKNADLLICEASLFDGMKGKVEGHLTAGEAGKLANEANVKKLLLTHFPHFGVIELLKKQASKYFKKEIILAEENKTIKL from the coding sequence GTGAATTTAAAAGTAATCGGTTATTGGGGTGCATACCCAGAACCTGATTCAGCAACTTCCTGCTATGTAATTTCTGATGAAGAATCGAAAATAGTCTTAGATATTGGCTCAGGAGCCCTTTCAAAATTAACAAAGTATGAAAACATAAACAAAATAAACGATATTATAATAAGTCACTTTCATTATGACCATTTTGTGGATATTTATCCTCTTCAGTTTAATTCAATGATCCAGCAAAATATTGGAAAAAGAAAAGAGCCTATAAACATATATACACCTTACGATCCTAATTATTCTGATACTATGGATTATAAGACGTTTACAAAAAATATTATGTACAATCAAGGGCCGATTTTTGATATAAACGGTTTTATAACCACTTTTTTGAAAACAAACCATGTTATAGATTCTTATGCCGTAAAAGTTAAAAAGATTGGTAAAAGTATAGTTTATACAGGAGATACCGCATGGTCGGACGAATTGGTAGACTTTTCTAAAAACGCAGATTTATTGATTTGTGAAGCAAGCCTTTTTGATGGAATGAAGGGAAAAGTAGAAGGCCATTTGACTGCTGGAGAAGCTGGTAAATTGGCCAATGAAGCAAACGTGAAGAAACTTCTTCTCACTCACTTTCCACATTTTGGGGTTATTGAACTGCTTAAAAAACAAGCATCCAAATATTTCAAAAAAGAAATTATTTTGGCAGAGGAAAATAAAACTATAAAACTCTGA